One Ostrea edulis chromosome 6, xbOstEdul1.1, whole genome shotgun sequence genomic window, ACCGTCACAATGGTAACACTTTATACCATGTGCtgcaaatgaaaatgaataagtGAACACTGTTGCGACAAACGAAATATGCTTCAAAACCTGACAGGAAAGTTAATCATCCTTAGTGATAATATGCATTTCGAAATCGTTAAACTAGCGGGAAAAAGTTGATTACAACAGGTGAATTTACCTCTACACATAATAGCGACATCCTTGTCGTGGGTACAGGAATTCACACCAAACCTATTGTGTGTACAGACGTCAATGGCCGTCTCGTTACCCATGCACCTCACTCTGTCCAGCCATATAGAGGTAGGGGGAGTCCCAAAGCTTGTAGCGGACATCACAGTGGGGTTGTCACTTAAAAGAAATACACCAGGTTCTTGTCATTCCTTACAACTTAATTAATGCTGCATGTACAATTGCGTAACGTTATATTGAAGCTTCAataaattgcaatatttatatttccaatgtttttgtcatTGATATCTTAACAAATGGAAATGATAGCCGTTTCCTAATGAATGTGCTGTAGTTATGAACAACGTGCGAGTGGATCTTAATAAATACAGTGTGTCTTTTAACGACAGGGAATTCCAACATAAAGGAAAGTAAAATGCGAgtattaaaaattcatttttgaatataCGTGAGGGTATGAACTACAGGGCTTCACGCCAGCACACTTTTCATGAAGAGTTAACACGCGTAACAAAGTATGCTGACATGGTGCGTcgcaattcataccctcatgtactttcaaaaatgaacTCCATTGTCTGAACTGTAATGCATAGCTAAGGAGCATACTTTAAGATCGTTGAACCGTATAAAAGTCTGTAGGGAACAAAGgatttaaggaatgaatatattatcttttcgGTGGATGGAGGGATCCACCAataaaaagacggaaaactgcatcattgcgcgtagcgcatgatgcaaagttttccgtctttttttctttcgtgAAATCCCTCCATCCACCGAAAAGATAATATATTGATTCcttatcatttacatgtaaatatgtaaagcattgagtttgaatgataaaacaTAATATGATTTGAGTTCAATTAAAGATTTATTCTTGAAAAACGCTTCGAAATTGGCGGAgtaatttatgaaaacatcaactGAAAATCGGAAATGGCGGCTCCCACGAACTGTTTACTTTTGACTCACAAACGGGTTCCCTGTGAACTGAAAGGTGCAGCTTTgaaaggatgagttagagatgAATCCTGTGGATAGAAAATTGCTGGAACTTTTTTGAGTGGAACTGGCATTCACCTCAATGTTCGATGTCGGTACGAACGGTAAGCGTGGGACATGTGCATGTGTCATGCGATCAGAGACCAGAGTCTCAGAGCGACTGCAATTCAAACCCTTAACGACGATGGTTTTGAACTCCGACATATTATGTTCATGAGTGGGCACCGGAACGAGACGTCCATATGCAGTTATAACAGGGATTGCAGTAACCATCAAAAGCAATGTCTTAGTAATTCACTAGCAAAACTTGTAAGACCCTCTGCAACACTCACTCGTCCCCCTGGAAACCCTCGAGAGAACCCTACTTGCCTGGTCTCTGATCTCAAAAAAGTTCCAGCGATTTTTAATCCACGGGATTcatctctaactcatcctttcAAAGCTGCACCTTTCAGTTCATAGGGAACCCGTTTATGAGTCAAAAGTAAACAGTTCGTGGAAGCCGCCATTTCCGATTTTCagttgatgttttcataaattacTCCGCCAATTTCGAAGCGTCATATAATGTAGTCAAGAATAAATCTTTAATTGAACTCAAAACATATTAtgttttatcattcaaactcaatactttacatatttaaatcataaggaatgaatatattatcttttcgGTGGATGGAGGGAttccacgaaaaaaaaaaaagacgctctacgcgcaatgatgcagttttccgtcttttttatTGGTGGATCCCTCCATCCACcgaaaagataatatattcattccttaaatgaaAAGGCGTGTAAACATGTCAAATTAAATTATTTCTGCTTTCACTGTTACAAACACAAACACGAACCATGAACACAAAGAAAaactcaaaatgaaaatatcgaGTATCTGTTAAGTTTACACAACAATGAATATCCACGTGTAGAATATACATCATTACCTAGGATATTCAAcgtaaatataattcattactTGGGATATCTAAcgtaaatataattcattactTGGGATAtctaatgtaaatataattcattactTGGGATATCTAAcgtaaatataattcattactTGGGATAtctaatgtaaatataattcattactTGGGATAtctaatgtaaatataattcgTTACTTGGGATAtctaatataaatacaattcatTACTTGGGATATCTAATGTAAATACAATTCAGATATGAATAACAATTACCTAGTATGCTCCATGTAACCACAACtattatcaaatattttgtaagaaatacgatgtatatatatatatatatatatatatatatatatatatatatatatatatatatatatatatatattgggtaTATTTGATAccgaatgtaaatattattgcCTGGAATATCCCACATAGATATCATTACCTAGGATATCTAATCTGAATATAGAAATATCATTACCTGGGGAATccagtataaatatatatcattacctGGAATATTTAACATAAATATCATTACCTGGGATATCTAttatatttatagatattttaccTAGGATATCCTAAgtaaataaagatataaatacCTATAGCTATCAtatgtgaatacatgtataaacatatcTAGTGTAATGTACATATCATTACCCAAAATATCCACTTTAAACATAAACATAATACcagagataaaaaaaacaacaaccgtAGGTCTACAGTTACCTAGGATATCCAATACTGTTACAGATGATTTTGGCTACAGTTACCTAGGATATCCAATACTGTTCCAGATGATTTTGGTTACAGTTACCTAGGATATCCAATACTGTTCCAGATGATTTTGGTTACAGTTACCTAGGATATCCAATACTGTTACAGATGATTTTGGCTACAGTTACCTAGGATATCCAATACTGTTCCAGATGATTTTGGTTACAGTTACCTAGGATATCCAATACTGTTCCAGATGATTTTGGTTACAGTTACCTAGGATATCCAATACTGTTACAGATGATTTTGGCTACAGTTACCTAGGATATCCAATACTGTTACAGATAATTTAGGCTAGTTACTTAGGGTAACAAATACTGTTACAGATGATTTTGGCTAGTTACCTAGGATATCCAATACTGTTACAGATGATTTTGGCTACAGTTACCTAGGGTAACCAATACTGTTACAGATGATTTTGGCTACAGTTATCTAGGATATCTAATACTGTTACAGATGATTTTGGCTACAGTTACCTAGGGTAACCAATACTGTTCCAGATGATTTTGGTTACAGTTACCTAGGATATCTAATATTGTAACAGATGATTTTGGCTACAGTTACCTAGGATATCCAATACTGTTACAGATGATTTTGGTTACAGTTACCTAAGATATCTAATATTGTAACAGATGATTTTGGCTACAGTTACCTAGGATATCCAATACTGTTACAGATGATTTTGGTTACAGTTACCTAGGATATACAATACTGTTCCAGATGATTTTGGTTACAGTTACCTAGGATATCTAATATTGTAACAGATGATTTTGGCTACAGTTACCTAGGATATCCAATACTGTTACagatgattttgactacagttACCTAGGATATCTAATATTGTAACAGATGATTTTGGCTACAGTTACCTAGGATATCCAATACTGTTACAGATGATTTTGGTTACAGTTACCTAGGATATCCAATACTGTTACAGATAATTTTGGCTACAGTTACCTAGGATATCCAATACTGTTACAGATGATTTTGGTTACAGTTACCTAGGATATCCAATACTGTTACGGATAATTTTGGCTACAGTTACCTAGGATATCCAATACTGTTACAGATGATTTTGGTTACAGTTACCTAGGATATCCAATACTGTTACAGATGATTTTGGCTACAGTTACCTAGGATATCTAATATTGTAACAGATGATTTTGGCTACAGTTACCTAGGATATCCAATACTGTTACAGATGATTTTGGCTACAGTTACCTAAGGTAACCAATACTGTTACAGATGATTTTGGCTAGTTACTTAGGGTAACCAATGCTGTTAAAGATAATTTTGGCTACAGTTACCTAGGATATCCAATACTGTTACAAATAATTTTGGCTACAGTTACCTAGGATATCTAATACTGTTACAGATGATTTTGGCTACAGTTACCTAGGATATCTAATACTGTTACAGATGATTTTGGCTACAGTTACCTAGGGTAACCAATACTGTTACAGATGATTTTGACTAAAGTTACCTAGGATATCCAATACTGTTACAGATGATTTTGGCTACAGTTAACTAGGATATCTAATACTGTTACAGATGATTTTGGCTACAGTTACCTAGGGTAACCAATACTGTTACAGATGATTTTGGCTACAGTTACCTAGGGTAACCAATACTGTAACagatgattttgactacagttACCTAGGATATCCAATACTCCTACAGATGATTTTGGCTACAGTTACCTAGGGTAACCAATACTGTTACAGATGAATTTGGCTACAGTTACCTAGGGTAACCAATACTGTAACAGATGATTTTGGCTACAGTTACCTAGGATATCCAATACTGTTACAGATGATTTTGGCTAGTTACTTAGGGTAACAAATATTGTTACAGATAATTTTGGAAAGTTACATAGGGTATCCAATACTGTTACAGATGATTTTGGCTAGTTACTTAGGGTAACAAATACTGTTACAGATAATTTTGGCAAGTTACATAGGGTATTCAATACTGTTACAGATGATTTTGGCTACAGTTACCTAGGATATCCAATACTGTTACAGATGATTTTGGCTGCGTTTGTATCGAACCCAGTGTTGCACACGGTGCCCCATCTACCCTGGTGGAAAATCTCCAAACGCCCCTCATACGGAGTAGATCCACCCGCAAGACGAACCGGGCTTTCTATGGTGCCTAGTTCAAAATATATCGCAGTGGACAACTAGGGTCAAATACAAATGCTATATAATATCCACTCTTTCCTTTGTGAGTAAAATCACAGGCACATGAAGTATGGATGGCATGTACATAGATCTTATAGTCATAGCCCCTCATAAGCGTTCTGCCTATTAGCCAGTTTCTACTTTCTGTAAGCGTTCTGTATATTAGCCAGTTTCTACTTTCTGTAAGCGTTCTGCATATTAGCCAGTTTCTACTTTCTGTAAGCGTTGATATGACCACTGAGATTCTAATAGATGTAATTAAAGGTGCACAACaaattattgtaaacaaacatgggcTACCCGCTGCGAGACTTATTCAGGGGACATAATCAACTTTAGTGAAGGAATTTCTGCGAATATCTCGTCAGGCTAATACAACTCTACTTATGTCATATTCTGTCGTTTATTTCACCGGACATGAGCTTTTCCGTCCATTGACAGCCTTACACGAAGGTCGCGacatcactttttttttttcgtgttaTCTGATTGGCTCGCGTCGTCTTTCTACAAAAAGTTGCATACTTAAGATATAAGTATTTTAGCTTAATTAATTTCGATTGATTATCATCCTCAAATAATTAATTCTACAAAGTTATGTATCAAAACTAGCTTTTTACCGGTggcggtagttcagtggtagagcgttcgctttgtaaccgtGAGGTCGatagttcgagccccgctcgtgccatggcctcatcaaacctaagacgtaaacataaattgctccttcgccaaacatcCCATGGGAATCTggattagaatagatcctcactaccccttgcttgttgtaagagacgactaaatggggtggtccttcgaatgagaccgtaaaaaccgaggcctcgtATCACAGGTGGcgtgacacaataaagatccctccctgctcaaagaccgtacgcgtcaagcatagacctaaattttgcagcccttcatcggcattagtgacgtctccatatgagtgaaatattctcgagcgttccgttaaacaacatacaatcaatcaatctttcggatatgacctttaaaaaggAGATCCCGTGTTGCGGCATGCGTTGGCCCGTTAatgaactctcactgctacggccgtaAACACTAAACATACGTCTACGTTTATGGTTCTTCACCTACAGCtcgtgacgtctcaatatgagtgaaaaattctcgatgagatgtaaaccaatcaatcaaacaaacaaacaaccatgAAATAATCAAGGTTGACATTTCTTTTACTCAATTTCGTTTTAAAAACGCGtcttttacaaattttaaaaagctcTTTCGTATATTTTGTTCATTGCTAGGaaaaaggccaaggtcatcggAAGATCGAAGAGCCAATCAGATAACACGACAAAAATGTCATGTCGTCCTTTAAAGCTACCAATGGACGGAAAAGCTCGGGTCCGGTGAAATAAACGACAGAATACGACATATAAAAATGAGGGCATATGATTTGGATGAAAGGCATAAGTAGAACTATAAATAGCCTGACGAGATATTTGCAGAAATTTCATTGGTAAGTTGTTTATACCCCATGAATCGGTCTCGAAACGGGTAACCCCCTGTTTATTTACGTTGTTTAGTTGCACACTTTTACATATGTTAGTATTTCATGAGTGGTCATCTTAAAAGCTTACAGGAAATAGAAATTGGCTATGCAAATCAATTTCTGAGGGTGATCCGTGGGGAAATCACACATTTTGGATAAATCATAAGTTCAGAATCTATGTTTTTTCATTGGATAAAAGggagtgtacatgtatgtgcataaGATCTATGTACACGCCATCCACACCACAGGTGGCTGTGGGTAAAATACCGCATAGCGGGGGTTTTCGCGGGTGTAATAttctcgattttttttttacctcatgGGTATACAAAATTTTTAGCGGAATATCTTTTGGCGGACATGGAGTTCccaaatatgaaaattaatcaGCGTTGTAGTGTTATTAACCTTTGACATAAAAACAACTGCTAtacagagttgtctttcttacGAAAAAAAAATGGCGGTATGATACCaaaccgctaaaataagccacAATTGTTAACCGAAGAAAAAACCGCTATACGGTACGATAAGGAAAGTGGAAATGTCCTAGTGATGATGAGGTCATTAATAACACACTAACGACACATATTGCAGTTCCAAACATCCATTTTCATGCTTTAACTGatatacttttaaaagttttcactTCGCAACAAGAAACAATTATTCTGGTTAAATGGTAACATCTCAATTTCTTTAAAGAACAGTTCATTAGATTATGCAGTAAATATAGACTCAATAGACAGTCTGGTGCTTTTTCatgaccaatcagattattGCTATGTAATatttaatccgagattcctcttaCTCTTACCCCCCGATTTTAAAgtgtgacatgtgcgggggagagtcagagggactccatattgaaaagtgggcattcagcgacaccagctggtgtctctgttttacctacctcttacaactttatttcgcggatctatctttcAAGACGCGAGAATTCAGTTATCgaaagattattctacaaatatattatgattaatacgatgctattgCCGTTTTAAACGATGAAATTTTGTGCGTTTATAAATAATCTTAcaataactgaatcctcgcgtcttggaagacagatccgcgaaataaagttgtaagaggtaggtaaagcagcgacaccagctggtgtcactgaattcccacttttcaatatggagttcGCTGTGAATCTCCACCGCACATGTCCCAATAAAAGCGgagtaagagtcagaggaatctcggattatgTAATATCATACTATCAGACTCAAAAGACAGTCTGGTGCTTTATAATATTATTGTAAGTCAGACTCATAAGGCAGTCTGGtgttttataaattattgtAAGTCAGACTCAAAAGGCAGTCTGGTGCTTTATAATATTATTGTAAGTCAGACTCAAAAGGCAGTCTGGTGCTTTATAATATTATTGTAAGTCAGACTCATAAGGCAGTCTGGTGctttataataatattgtaagtCAGACTCATAAGGCAGTCTGGTGctttataataatattgtaagtCAGACTCAAAAGGCAGTCTGGTGCTTTATAATATTATTGTAAGTCAGACTCAAAAGACAGTCTGGTGCTTTATAATATTATTGTAAGTCAGACTCAAAAGACAGTCTGGTTCTTTATAATATTATTGTAAGTCAGACTCAAAAGACAGTCTGGTGCTTTATAGTCAGACTCAAAAGACAGTCTGGTTCTTTATAATATTATTGTAAGTCAGACTCAAAAGACAGTCTGGTGCTTTATAGTCAGACTCAAAAGGCAGTCTGGTGCTTTATAATATTATTGTAAGTCAGACTCAAAAGACAGTCTGGTGCTTTATAGTCAGACTCAAAAGGCAGTCTGGTGCTTTATAATATTAATGTAAGTCAGACTCATAAGGCAGTTTGGTGCTTTATAGGATTATCAATTAGATTCAAGAAGCAGCCTGGATCTGTACCACGTTATATAGTCCGACACCCCAGACTGAATCATGCTGAAACATGGTGCTGTAACACAATGCTCAAACGAAGTACTTGGCGTCATAGTCTTGTAACACGATGCTTGCTGTAACACGGTGATGTAACGCAGTGATAAAACACAGTGTTGTGACGAAGTGATGTGCCTCCATAATGTAACACGGTGCTTTGACACGATTTTGTAACATGTTGTTCTAACACGGTGTTCTAACGTGGTGTTGTAACACGGTGCTGCAACGCGGTGCTGTAATAGGGTGTTGTaaaacgattgattgattgtatcttgcttaacgtctctcgagaatttttcactcatatggagacgtgaccaagaccggtgaagggcttcaaatttagacctttgcttgacgcttacggccattgagcagagaaGGTTCTatagcgtgccacaccttctgtgacacgggacatcccgtttttaaggtcatctccgaggacccgtgacattcacacctgatgtaaCACGAAGTTGCAACGCGGTGCTGTAACACTGTGCTATAACACGGTACTGTAACACTATGTTATAACACGGTACTGTAACACAATGCTGTAACACGGTAATGTAACACGGATTTATAACACGGTGCTGTAACACTGTACTGTAACGCGGTAATGTAACACGGTGCTGCAACACGGAGCTATAACATGGTAATGTGACACTGTTCTATGACACGGTACTGTAACACTGTGCTATATTTATAACACGATGCTATAACACGGTTTTGTAACACGGTACTGTAACACTGTGATATATGTATAACACGATCCTGTAACACGGTACTGTAACACGGAGCTGTATCCCATTGCTATACGTTGTACTCACTGCCACAGCGTACTCCTACATCCTCAGAGTGGTCGCAGTTGTTGGACCCCCATACCTGATGACGGCACGCTTCTATCGTGTTCTCCCTTCCATTGCAGTCGACGTTGTCCAGCCAGATAGGTCCGGAACCTGATCCAAATCGGCCCCCTGTCACTGCCTCGGCGTTTCCACTGCAAGTAATCAGACATAGAAAAGTATGCTCTGAAGACAACACGCATACAACAAGTGTAGttattatatcattaaaaagCCTGTAATTGGCTGATTGTTGTCACTTGATTCTGTTATAAAACGGGTgtataaatgtttcattttaGTTATATAGTAAGggttatttttgtaattataaatgtttaattaaagaggttcacacctgacatttggagtaatgtcaattctGTGGGAAGTGTATGCTTAATTTCTActttgaaggagaattaggaaactAAAAAGAcaaactggggtcgcaatgtTTGTTATTGAGTTACAGTGTTCTAATATACGAAAAAGTTCATATTataaaatttgagagtttaagaCGATATATTAGGAGTGATGACATTacgtcaatttctaaaatttcacataattttcaaggtcttgtcttaaaattgaaaatggaactaaaaaaaGTGGGCGTTGGAGACTATTTCATAAGTGTTATTAAAAGATTACAATCTTACacttaatttaaaacattttccgtgtgtatatatatagtgtactATAAACTTAAAATCATACTATAACCTACGTGGCAAACCCCAGCATCCTGCATACTACTTTGGCATTTGTTGAGTCAAATCGATCGTCACAGACTGTTCCCCAACGACCTTGGTAGAGAACTTCCACGCGGCCCTCATTCGGAACTTTACCGTTGACAAGCCTTGCGCTTACATTTTGATGAACTGCAGAGTTTTCGAAATACAAGTCAGCCATGCTCAattgttttcacatttttgaaagTAGATATAAGTGTTAGTGCAATACAtattccttatacatgtacatcaaataaTGCATAGACGAATAAAGGTGTGCTCGGGCCAGGTAGAATCTTGAGAAATTTTAGAAGACCGAAACTTCAGAAAAGTGAGGAAGAGTACCAAAACAATTAGTTACAAACTGCACCTAAGTGATTTCCATTGTAATAGATTATTTCAGAATGTACCTGCGTCACAAATGACACTTGCGTCTTCATTGTGGTCACAGTCGCTCTGGCCGTACCCTGCAAATGCACACATCGTGATGGAATCTTCATCTCCATTGCACGTGACGTCATCGAGGAAAATTGGACCGGACCCGGCTCCAAATTGTGCACTGCCTAATCCCACCGCTGTACCGCTACAATGATTTTAGTAGTTGAGTTGATATCCATCGTATTATTTCATAGACTAAACAAAGTCAtgtttatgagagagagagagagagagagagagagagagagagagagagagagagacgtacTTGAATCCCAGCATACGACAGAACACTTTGGCTTCCCTGTCATCAAACTGGTCGTCGCACACGGTGCCCCACGTATTGTTAAAGAATACCTCAACACGTCCCTCTTTTTCGTTTGCTCCACCGACCAGTCGGATTTTGAGAGCTTGTGAAGTTTCTGATCAATAACAAAATTAAGTAATCTAATTTACACAACGTCAAACATTCTTTTCACCTAAATGCGTGacattttttatattgaattaatcAAAGTCGTGAACTATGATATGTTTACTTAATTCAATTCTTGAATACCTGAGTGGCAAATGACGCCGGCGTCTTCAGTATGATCGCAATCGTGGGAACCGAAACCAGCAAAACCACAATTTCCCAGTGTAGCCTCACTGCCTTTGCATCGCACGTCATCCATTAGAATACTCCCTGAACCTTGGCCGAAGAAAGCGTTAGAAACAGCTCTGGGAATACCACTGAAACCAATAAAAATGTATGTTCCTTTAGACATGTATTTAGCTCgctagtgtatatatatatatatatatatatatatatatatatatatatatacttaaacAAATTATCGCTGGACTAAGTGACTAAGATTTGGTGGGGGTTTTGGGgggttttgttttcttttcgtTTTCACTTTGGGTTGCAAAGTATCCATTTGCAAACTCATTTTTCAGTTCCTTTCGTCACTCTTTGGACGTGACGTGTTCACTTACCCAGTGAATCCCACATACGTCACTCTTTGGACGTGTCGTTTTACACTTACCCAGTGAATCCCAACATGTTGCAAACGACATCCGCTTCCTCTGATCCCCATTCATCATCGCAGACAGTTCCCCAGCCGGCCCCTATATTAACCTCCACTCGTCCTTCGTCATCCCTAGATCCACCCCTAAGCCGGATCTGGACATTTGGTGGAGTATCTAAtcgcaaatatatatatatatatatatagatgtatatatatatataagtgaaggggttgttgttgtaaaagtaactatctatatatatcgaattacatgcatgtttaaaaagatatgtttaagtttgtttttgaaaacagcCAATGAACCTTCCgccattaaagggactggttcacgatttttgataaaaatatttttcatttttgatgttaaacattaaaaatacaactcatttaatgttgacagccaaaattttgaccttctgaatgccagaataaaagcaatattttagcctttatgtaaacaaaaacaaagactcaagtctttttatgtaaacaaacaaagtGAACTATTGAtcttgtaatataatgcatcccAATTTtgcagtcacaaattttaactttcagatgacacattttaccccaaaaatgcttgaaatgtgaaaggtataaaaaaaaaaaacttagatcgatatccatttcttttgaaaattttgtaaacaatagcataccgcaatctttgtttacaaaacaaataataaattctctaaaatgagcttctgtgataaaatataaccttaattttcatgtgaaatatttcaaacacaatagacagtaaattttgatcattaaaagtgaaaaacaaaattttgtggaaaatcgtgaatcagtccctttaagatacAGCGGGAGACAGCTCCACAGAGTTCATGAAGAAATATCAACCCGTGAACAATAAAAGATGTTGGATGAATCGATCCATGATACATGGAAATGCACCCCTCTGTTATAAAATGTCTCTTCACTACGACCTGTAATATCTTGTGATTTTGGTAAGTGAGTTTCCGGATTTCATCATTCTTACCGGTACAGACCACTCCAACATCCTCCGTGTGATATCTTGTGATTTTGACAAGTGAGTTTCCGGATTTTATCATTCTTACCGGTACAGACCACTCCAACATCCTCCGTATGATCACAGTCATTGTTGCCGATTTCTGTCTGGTTACACTCCAGTATGTTAGATTCACTACCCTTACACAGGACGTCATCAAGCCAAATAGTTCCACTGCCCGACCCAAAGGAGTATGGATATGCATTAGCACTAAAACCCAATGTgatgcatgtaaacaaaatgtaaatacaagtgATCGGCGATTATGGTTTATTTTTTATGACAATAGTGTGTAGATacgtagaaaatatttttacaatgcATTTCCCAGTATCAACATCATATGTAACGTGATTAAACACAGAACAAGGCTAGCGTGAAAACGCTGAAATAGAATTACTACTTAAAATCAAAGACTGCCGAGGGAACTGCATGTGTAGAGGGGACACTTGCAAAGAACCAAACCGGGATTCGAAAACAATATCCCTAAATATTTAACCATGCGCTTTATAAACTGAACTAGATAGCTGAGCATATAGGAAAAACACCAGAATTGCCTAGCTACAGGGCGCCGCCATTGTGGACACCCAGTTGTGCGGAGAAGAAAAGTTGACAGGAGATCTGATTGGTCATTAACAGAAAATCTTTGTGATGGAatttaatagtgaaatataagtgata contains:
- the LOC125683229 gene encoding deleted in malignant brain tumors 1 protein-like isoform X2 encodes the protein MMSSIQQRLKFCVNKWDYHMLMHIHTPLGRAVELFGLMTSCVRVVNLTYWSVTRQKSATMTVIIRRMLEWSVPVRMIKSGNSLVKITRYHTEDVGVVCTDTPPNVQIRLRGGSRDDEGRVEVNIGAGWGTVCDDEWGSEEADVVCNMLGFTGGIPRAVSNAFFGQGSGSILMDDVRCKGSEATLGNCGFAGFGSHDCDHTEDAGVICHSETSQALKIRLVGGANEKEGRVEVFFNNTWGTVCDDQFDDREAKVFCRMLGFNGTAVGLGSAQFGAGSGPIFLDDVTCNGDEDSITMCAFAGYGQSDCDHNEDASVICDAVHQNVSARLVNGKVPNEGRVEVLYQGRWGTVCDDRFDSTNAKVVCRMLGFATGNAEAVTGGRFGSGSGPIWLDNVDCNGRENTIEACRHQVWGSNNCDHSEDVGVRCGSTIESPVRLAGGSTPYEGRLEIFHQGRWGTVCNTGFDTNAAKIICNSIGYPSDNPTVMSATSFGTPPTSIWLDRVRCMGNETAIDVCTHNRFGVNSCTHDKDVAIMCRAHGIKCYHCDGLADPITCNEAIQCAAGEVCEEAAYIANGQTRFSLTCQSKLVCDALLGNVIGKRDVVKRQGQTVQVKCCDTPLCNRNLIDKSSVHGGHGSHGHVSTGCQDDPKMDCNALDNINICANVQAAKIYCPQHCGLCTAP
- the LOC125683229 gene encoding deleted in malignant brain tumors 1 protein-like isoform X1, coding for MALSWILISLVIGYSQAVVQNIRLVGPSGVAGQGRVEVQKDGLWGTLCDDQFDMLDAAVVCRMLGSKGNVHLATVEGIFGAGTGKIFYDELQCIGTETDLDQCRSDTFHDCDHNEDAGVICDSDSVKFRLVGGSDSNSGRVELNLNGTWGTVCDDEFNSAAAKVLCQQMGLPHANAYPYSFGSGSGTIWLDDVLCKGSESNILECNQTEIGNNDCDHTEDVGVVCTDTPPNVQIRLRGGSRDDEGRVEVNIGAGWGTVCDDEWGSEEADVVCNMLGFTGGIPRAVSNAFFGQGSGSILMDDVRCKGSEATLGNCGFAGFGSHDCDHTEDAGVICHSETSQALKIRLVGGANEKEGRVEVFFNNTWGTVCDDQFDDREAKVFCRMLGFNGTAVGLGSAQFGAGSGPIFLDDVTCNGDEDSITMCAFAGYGQSDCDHNEDASVICDAVHQNVSARLVNGKVPNEGRVEVLYQGRWGTVCDDRFDSTNAKVVCRMLGFATGNAEAVTGGRFGSGSGPIWLDNVDCNGRENTIEACRHQVWGSNNCDHSEDVGVRCGSTIESPVRLAGGSTPYEGRLEIFHQGRWGTVCNTGFDTNAAKIICNSIGYPSDNPTVMSATSFGTPPTSIWLDRVRCMGNETAIDVCTHNRFGVNSCTHDKDVAIMCRAHGIKCYHCDGLADPITCNEAIQCAAGEVCEEAAYIANGQTRFSLTCQSKLVCDALLGNVIGKRDVVKRQGQTVQVKCCDTPLCNRNLIDKSSVHGGHGSHGHVSTGCQDDPKMDCNALDNINICANVQAAKIYCPQHCGLCTAP